The stretch of DNA GCAGACCATCGTGAGCTATGGCTACCGGCTGGAGGCCTGCGCGGAGGACGAATGACCAAGCACCATCAGGCCCGGCGCATGCCCCGCATGAGGCCGGGGATCGCCATCGGCCTGAGCTGCCTGGGTTTTCTGGCTCCACAGGGTTTTCTGGCGCCAAAGGCGTGGGCCGACGCCCCTGCTCCGCCCACCGAAGCCACCTATCACACCAAGCTCCACGACACGCTGATCGATCTGGCCCGCCGTTATTTCAACCGGGTCGAGGATTATCGCGTGGTCCAGCAGCTCAACCATGTGCCGATCCCGGAGCATCTCCAGCCCGATATCGACCTGCGCATCCCGGTGGCCCTGCTGCGCGGCGCCCCGGCCACCGCCAGCATCATCAGCTTTCGCGGCGATGTGCGCCTTGGCGAGGACCGCCATGCCGCCACGCAGGGCGCCGTGCTGAACGAGGGCACGCGGATCGAGACCGGCGCGGGCTCCTTCCTCAGCCTGCGCGCCGCCGATGGTTCGACGGTGACCATGCCCTCGCAAAGCGTGATGCGCCTCTCGCGCATGCGCCGCATCCTGCTGACCGGCACGCTGGACCAGCAGTTCAGCGTCGAGCGCGGACGGCTGGAAACCACCGTCGCCAAGCAGGTGGGCCCGGCCAGCCATTACGAGGTACGCACCCCCATCGCCGTTTCGGCGGTGCGCGGCACGGTGTTCCGCGTCAATTACGGAGACGGCCCTTCCCTGACCGAGGTGCTGGGCGGCACGGTGGCCGTGGGCGCGCCGGGCTCCACCCATCCGCAGGCCATCCCGATCGGCGAGGGCGCCGCCGTGGCGCCGGGCGGAGGCATCCACACCGAAACGCTGCTGCCAGCGCCTGCTCTGGCCGAAAGCAACCGCCTGCAGGCCGGGCATGACCTGCGTTTCTCCCTCGCTCCGGTGCCGGGCGCGGCCTCCTATCATTTGCAGATCGCGCGCGATGCCGCTTTCCACGATATCGTCGCGGAAACCACCTCCGCCACGCCCGAGGCCCGCTTCGCCGCCTTGCCCGAGGGCGCGTGGTTCGCGCGGGCAACCGCCATTTCCGCCACCGGCTTTGAAGGCCTGCCCGCCACGCAGGATTTTCAGCGACAGGCCCATGCCTTCGATGCCGATCTGGCTCGGCTCAACGCCCGTTCATGGCGGGTGACATGGAACTACTCGGGCGATCCCGCCGCGCATTTCCGCGTACAGGTCACGCCCATCGGCAAGCATGGCCGGATCACGCTGGACGAGGACGATCTGCATGGCCGCGCCCTGCGGCTGGACGATCTGCCGCCCGGCCCCTACCGCTGGCGGGTCGGCGCCATCGCGCCTGACCACAAGGACGATCTGTGGACGCCATGGCGCGACGTGAAGATCGAAATGGGCCGCTAAGCTGAAACGCCCCTATCGCCGCCTGCTGCTGGAATGGAGCATCATCCTGTGCTTTGCCGCCGGAATCGCGGCGGCGCTGGCATGGACTCATGGCACGCAGCGGCTCGACAATCAGATCTATGACCGGCTGATCCGCTGGCGCGCGCCTGCCCCCGATCCGCGCATCGAGATCGTGGCGATGGACGATGACAGCCTGAAACGGCTGGGCGCCTGGCCATGGCGGCGCGACCTGCATGCCAAGCTGATCGAGCGTCTGAGCCATGCCGGCGCCGCGCTGATCGCCTATGACGTGCTGTTTATCGAGCCCACGCCCGATGACGCCGCGCTGGGCGAAGCGATCGCCCATGCCCCTGCGACCATCGCGCCGATGCTGTTTCAGGCGCCCG from Novosphingobium sp. encodes:
- a CDS encoding FecR domain-containing protein is translated as MTKHHQARRMPRMRPGIAIGLSCLGFLAPQGFLAPKAWADAPAPPTEATYHTKLHDTLIDLARRYFNRVEDYRVVQQLNHVPIPEHLQPDIDLRIPVALLRGAPATASIISFRGDVRLGEDRHAATQGAVLNEGTRIETGAGSFLSLRAADGSTVTMPSQSVMRLSRMRRILLTGTLDQQFSVERGRLETTVAKQVGPASHYEVRTPIAVSAVRGTVFRVNYGDGPSLTEVLGGTVAVGAPGSTHPQAIPIGEGAAVAPGGGIHTETLLPAPALAESNRLQAGHDLRFSLAPVPGAASYHLQIARDAAFHDIVAETTSATPEARFAALPEGAWFARATAISATGFEGLPATQDFQRQAHAFDADLARLNARSWRVTWNYSGDPAAHFRVQVTPIGKHGRITLDEDDLHGRALRLDDLPPGPYRWRVGAIAPDHKDDLWTPWRDVKIEMGR